One window from the genome of Paracoccus marcusii encodes:
- the rpoB gene encoding DNA-directed RNA polymerase subunit beta: MAQAYVGQKRIRRYYGNIREVLEMPNLIEVQKSSYDLFLNSGEGSGHNDGDGIQGVFQSVFPIKDFNETATLEFVKYELEKPKYDVDECQQRDMTYAAPLKVTLRLIVFDVDENTGAKSVKDIKEQDVFMGDMPLMTTNGTFIVNGTERVVVSQMHRSPGVFFDHDRGKTHSSGKLLFACRIIPYRGSWLDFEFDAKDLVFARIDRRRKLPVTTLLYALGMDQEAIMDAFYETVTYSLRREGREQGWVTRFFPERVRGTRPAYDLVNADTGEVITKAGEKVTPRLVKKLLESEEQLNLFVPFERIVGRFVAKDIVNDQTGFIYAEAGDEITAEYDKQGEMTGGLLKVLLDNDITDVPVLDIDHVNVGPYIRNTMAADKNMGREGALMDIYRVMRPGEPPTVEAASNLFNSLFFDSERYDLSAVGRVKMNMRLDLDAPDTQRTLRHEDIVSCISGLVELRDGKGEIDDIDHLGNRRVRSVGELMENQYRVGLLRMERAIRERMSGVEIDTVMPQDLINAKPAAAAVREFFGSSQLSQFMDQTNPLSEVTHKRRLSALGPGGLTRERAGFEVRDVHPTHYGRMCPIETPEGQNIGLINSLATFARVNKYGFIETPYRKVVDGHVTDDVVYMSATEEMRHTVAQANATLDENGNFTDELISTRQSGDFMLNPVDAVDLIDVSPKQLVSVAAALIPFLENDDANRALMGSNMQRQAVPLLRAEAPFVGTGMEATVARDSGAAIMARRGGIIDQVDAQRIVVRATEDMGAGDAGVDIYRLRKFKRSNQSSTINQRPLVKVGEKVVANQVIADGPSTDQGELAIGRNVVVAFMPWNGYNYEDSILISERIHRDDVFTSIHIDEYEVAARDTKLGPEEITRDIPNVGEEALRNLDEAGIVYIGAECGPGDILVGKITPKGESPMTPEEKLLRAIFGEKASDVRDTSLRLPPGAYGTIVEVRVFNRHGVDKDERALQIEREEVERLARDRDDEQGILDRNIYARLKTLILGKTALKGPKGIKSGTEITEELLGTMSRGQWWQLAVSEEDIAKDVEALNGQYDTQKKLLEARFEDKVEKVRQGDDLPPGVMKMVKVFVAVKRKLQAGDKMAGRHGNKGVVSKVVPMEDMPFLADGTPVDLVLNPLGVPSRMNVGQILETHMGWASRALGLKIDEALEEYRRNGDMTPVREAMRIGYGDELYSEMFDGLDDETLREHAGTVRTGVPIATPVFDGAKEADVNDALTRAGFDTSGQSVVFDGRSGEQFARKVTVGMKYVLKLHHLVDDKMHARSTGPYSLVTQQPLGGKAQFGGQRLGEMEVWALEAYGAAYTLQEMLTVKSDDVAGRTKVYESIVKGEDNFEAGVPESFNVLVKEVRGLGLNMELLDADEEE; the protein is encoded by the coding sequence ATGGCGCAAGCTTATGTCGGCCAAAAGCGGATCCGCCGCTATTATGGCAACATCCGTGAAGTTCTGGAGATGCCGAACCTGATCGAGGTTCAGAAATCCTCCTATGACCTGTTCCTGAACTCGGGCGAGGGCAGCGGTCATAACGATGGTGACGGCATCCAGGGCGTGTTCCAGTCGGTGTTCCCGATCAAGGACTTCAACGAGACGGCCACGCTGGAGTTCGTCAAGTACGAGCTGGAGAAGCCGAAATACGACGTGGACGAGTGCCAGCAGCGCGACATGACCTATGCCGCGCCGCTGAAGGTCACCCTGCGTCTGATCGTGTTCGATGTCGACGAGAACACCGGGGCGAAATCCGTCAAGGACATCAAGGAACAGGACGTCTTCATGGGCGACATGCCCCTGATGACGACGAACGGCACGTTTATCGTGAACGGCACCGAGCGCGTGGTCGTGTCGCAGATGCACCGCAGCCCGGGCGTGTTCTTCGACCATGACCGCGGCAAGACCCATTCCTCGGGCAAACTGCTGTTCGCCTGCCGCATCATTCCCTATCGCGGCTCGTGGCTGGACTTCGAATTCGACGCCAAGGACCTGGTGTTCGCCCGCATCGACCGCCGCCGCAAGCTGCCGGTGACGACGCTGCTCTATGCCCTGGGCATGGATCAGGAAGCGATCATGGACGCGTTCTACGAGACCGTGACCTACTCCCTGCGCCGCGAGGGGCGCGAGCAGGGCTGGGTGACGCGGTTCTTCCCCGAGCGCGTGCGCGGCACCCGGCCTGCCTATGACCTGGTAAACGCCGATACCGGCGAGGTCATCACGAAGGCCGGCGAGAAGGTCACCCCGCGCCTGGTGAAGAAGCTGCTGGAATCCGAAGAACAGCTGAACCTGTTCGTCCCGTTCGAGCGCATCGTCGGCCGCTTCGTCGCCAAGGACATCGTCAACGACCAGACCGGCTTCATCTATGCCGAGGCCGGCGACGAGATCACCGCGGAATACGACAAGCAGGGCGAGATGACTGGCGGCCTGCTGAAGGTGCTGCTGGACAACGACATCACCGACGTGCCGGTTCTGGACATCGACCACGTCAACGTGGGTCCCTACATCCGCAACACGATGGCGGCCGACAAGAACATGGGCCGCGAAGGCGCGCTGATGGACATCTATCGCGTCATGCGCCCGGGCGAGCCGCCCACCGTCGAGGCCGCGTCGAACCTATTCAACTCGCTGTTCTTCGACAGCGAGCGTTACGACCTGTCCGCCGTGGGCCGGGTCAAGATGAACATGCGCCTTGATCTGGACGCCCCCGACACGCAGCGCACGCTGCGCCACGAGGACATCGTGTCCTGCATCAGCGGCCTGGTCGAACTGCGCGACGGCAAGGGCGAGATCGACGACATCGACCACCTGGGCAACCGCCGGGTGCGTTCGGTCGGCGAGCTGATGGAGAACCAGTACCGCGTCGGCCTGCTGCGCATGGAGCGTGCCATCCGCGAGCGCATGTCCGGCGTCGAGATCGACACCGTCATGCCGCAGGACCTGATCAACGCGAAACCCGCAGCGGCGGCGGTGCGTGAATTCTTCGGCTCCAGCCAGCTGTCGCAGTTCATGGACCAGACCAACCCGCTGTCCGAAGTGACGCACAAGCGTCGCCTGTCGGCCCTAGGGCCGGGCGGTCTGACGCGCGAACGCGCAGGCTTCGAGGTTCGCGACGTCCACCCGACCCATTACGGCCGGATGTGCCCGATCGAGACGCCGGAAGGCCAGAACATCGGCCTGATCAACAGCCTTGCCACCTTTGCACGGGTGAACAAGTACGGCTTCATCGAGACGCCCTACCGCAAGGTGGTCGACGGTCACGTGACCGACGACGTCGTCTACATGTCCGCGACCGAGGAGATGCGTCACACCGTGGCGCAGGCCAACGCGACCCTGGACGAGAACGGCAACTTCACCGACGAGCTGATCTCGACCCGCCAATCAGGCGACTTCATGCTGAACCCGGTCGATGCGGTCGACCTGATCGACGTGTCGCCCAAGCAGCTGGTTTCGGTCGCCGCGGCGCTGATCCCGTTCCTTGAGAACGACGACGCCAACCGCGCGCTGATGGGCTCGAACATGCAGCGTCAGGCCGTGCCTCTGCTGCGTGCCGAGGCGCCGTTCGTGGGCACCGGCATGGAAGCCACCGTGGCGCGCGATTCGGGCGCCGCGATCATGGCGCGCCGTGGCGGCATCATCGACCAGGTCGATGCGCAGCGGATCGTGGTCCGGGCGACCGAGGACATGGGCGCGGGCGACGCGGGCGTGGACATCTATCGTCTGCGCAAGTTCAAGCGTTCGAACCAGTCCTCGACCATCAACCAGCGCCCGCTGGTGAAGGTCGGAGAGAAGGTCGTGGCCAACCAGGTCATCGCGGACGGTCCCTCGACCGACCAGGGCGAACTGGCGATCGGCCGGAACGTGGTCGTCGCCTTCATGCCGTGGAACGGCTACAACTACGAGGACTCGATCCTGATCTCCGAGCGGATCCACCGCGATGACGTGTTCACCTCGATCCATATCGATGAATACGAGGTTGCGGCCCGCGACACCAAGCTGGGGCCGGAAGAGATCACCCGTGACATCCCGAACGTGGGCGAAGAAGCCCTGCGCAACCTGGATGAAGCCGGCATCGTCTATATCGGCGCCGAATGCGGTCCGGGTGACATCCTGGTGGGCAAGATCACCCCCAAGGGCGAAAGCCCGATGACGCCGGAAGAAAAGCTGCTGCGTGCCATCTTCGGTGAGAAGGCGTCCGACGTCCGCGACACCTCGCTGCGTCTGCCGCCGGGTGCCTATGGCACGATCGTCGAGGTCCGGGTGTTCAACCGCCACGGCGTCGACAAGGACGAGCGTGCCCTGCAGATCGAGCGCGAGGAAGTCGAGCGTCTGGCGCGCGACCGCGACGACGAACAGGGCATCCTGGACCGCAACATCTATGCGCGTCTGAAGACCCTGATCCTGGGCAAGACCGCCCTGAAGGGGCCGAAAGGCATCAAGTCGGGGACGGAGATCACCGAGGAGCTGCTGGGCACCATGTCCCGCGGCCAGTGGTGGCAGCTGGCCGTCAGCGAAGAGGACATCGCCAAGGATGTCGAGGCGCTGAACGGTCAGTACGACACCCAGAAGAAGCTGCTGGAGGCCCGCTTCGAGGACAAGGTCGAGAAGGTCCGTCAGGGCGACGACCTGCCGCCGGGCGTGATGAAGATGGTCAAGGTGTTCGTCGCCGTGAAGCGCAAGCTTCAGGCGGGGGACAAGATGGCCGGTCGTCACGGCAACAAGGGCGTCGTGTCCAAGGTCGTCCCGATGGAGGACATGCCGTTCCTGGCGGACGGCACTCCCGTCGACCTGGTTCTGAACCCCCTGGGCGTGCCGTCGCGCATGAACGTGGGTCAGATCCTGGAGACCCACATGGGTTGGGCCAGCCGCGCCCTGGGCCTCAAGATCGACGAGGCGCTGGAAGAGTATCGCCGCAACGGCGACATGACTCCGGTCCGCGAGGCGATGCGCATCGGTTACGGCGACGAGCTGTATTCCGAGATGTTCGACGGCCTGGACGACGAGACCCTGCGCGAGCATGCGGGCACCGTCCGCACGGGCGTGCCGATCGCGACGCCGGTCTTCGACGGCGCCAAGGAGGCCGACGTCAACGACGCGCTGACCCGTGCCGGGTTCGACACGTCGGGCCAGTCGGTGGTGTTCGATGGCCGTTCGGGCGAACAGTTCGCCCGCAAGGTCACCGTGGGCATGAAGTACGTCCTGAAGCTGCACCACCTGGTCGACGACAAGATGCACGCGCGTTCCACGGGTCCGTACTCGCTGGTCACGCAGCAGCCCCTGGGCGGCAAGGCCCAGTTCGGCGGCCAGCGTCTTGGCGAGATGGAGGTCTGGGCCCTGGAAGCCTATGGCGCGGCCTACACGCTGCAGGAAATGCTGACGGTCAAGTCGGACGACGTCGCCGGCCGCACGAAGGTCTATGAGTCCATCGTCAAGGGCGAGGACAACTTCGAGGCGGGCGTGCCGGAATCGTTCAACGTGCTGGTCAAGGAGGTCCGGGGTCTGGGCCTCAACATGGAACTCCTGGATGCGGACGAGGAGGAGTGA
- the rplL gene encoding 50S ribosomal protein L7/L12: protein MADLKKLAEEIVGLTLLEAQELKTILKDEYGIEPAAGGAVMMAGPAASAEAAEEKTEFDVVLVEAGANKINVIKEVRGITGLGLKEAKDLVEAGGKVKEGASKADAEEVKKKLEAAGAKVELK, encoded by the coding sequence ATGGCTGATCTGAAGAAACTCGCCGAAGAAATCGTGGGCCTGACCCTGCTGGAAGCCCAGGAACTGAAGACCATCCTGAAGGATGAGTACGGCATCGAGCCGGCTGCCGGTGGCGCCGTCATGATGGCTGGCCCCGCTGCTTCGGCAGAAGCCGCCGAAGAGAAGACCGAATTCGACGTCGTCCTGGTCGAAGCCGGCGCCAACAAGATCAACGTGATCAAGGAAGTTCGCGGCATCACCGGTCTGGGCCTGAAAGAAGCCAAGGACCTGGTCGAAGCTGGCGGCAAGGTCAAGGAAGGCGCTTCCAAGGCCGACGCCGAAGAAGTGAAGAAGAAGCTGGAAGCAGCCGGCGCCAAGGTCGAGCTGAAGTAA
- the rplJ gene encoding 50S ribosomal protein L10, which yields MDRAQKEQLVEELGQIFESSGVVVVAHYEGMTVAHMQDLRARMREAGGSVRVAKNKLAKIALEGKPCASIADYLTGMTVITYSEDPTAAARIADKYAKDNDRFVILGGAMGGSALDPAGVKAVASMPSRDELIAQIVSCLGAPASNIAGAIGAPASNIASILTTLEEREAA from the coding sequence GTGGATAGAGCACAGAAAGAACAGCTGGTCGAGGAACTCGGCCAGATCTTCGAAAGCTCTGGCGTCGTGGTGGTTGCCCACTACGAGGGGATGACGGTTGCACATATGCAGGACCTCCGCGCGCGCATGCGCGAAGCGGGTGGTTCGGTTCGCGTTGCCAAGAACAAGCTCGCCAAGATCGCCCTGGAAGGAAAGCCTTGCGCAAGCATCGCCGACTACCTGACGGGCATGACCGTGATCACCTATTCGGAGGATCCGACCGCTGCTGCGCGGATCGCCGACAAGTACGCCAAGGATAACGATCGTTTCGTGATCCTGGGCGGTGCGATGGGTGGTTCGGCCCTGGATCCGGCCGGTGTGAAAGCCGTCGCCTCGATGCCGTCGCGTGATGAGCTGATCGCTCAGATCGTGTCGTGCCTCGGTGCGCCCGCTTCGAACATCGCCGGTGCCATTGGCGCGCCTGCTTCGAACATCGCGAGCATTCTCACGACCCTCGAGGAACGTGAGGCTGCGTAA
- the rplA gene encoding 50S ribosomal protein L1 codes for MANVSKKKTAARAAFEGKANLTVEDAVKLVKAQASAKFDETVEIALNLGVDPRHADQMVRGVVTLPAGTGKDVRVAVFARGPKADEAKAAGADIVGAEDLMETIQSGKIEFDRCIATPDMMPLVGRLGKILGPRNLMPNPKVGTVTMDVKSAVEAAKGGEVQFKAEKAGVVHAGIGKVSFDEDKLAQNLRAFVDAVSRAKPTGAKGTYMKKVSISSTMGPGVSIDVVSATAN; via the coding sequence ATGGCAAACGTTTCCAAGAAAAAGACTGCCGCCCGCGCCGCCTTTGAAGGCAAAGCCAACCTGACCGTCGAGGACGCCGTCAAGCTGGTCAAGGCACAGGCCTCGGCCAAGTTCGACGAGACCGTCGAGATCGCGCTGAACCTGGGCGTCGACCCGCGTCACGCCGACCAGATGGTCCGCGGCGTGGTGACCCTGCCCGCAGGCACCGGCAAGGACGTCCGCGTCGCCGTGTTCGCCCGTGGACCCAAGGCTGACGAAGCCAAGGCCGCCGGTGCGGACATCGTCGGCGCCGAGGACCTGATGGAGACCATCCAGTCCGGCAAGATCGAGTTCGACCGTTGCATCGCGACGCCGGACATGATGCCGCTGGTCGGCCGTCTGGGCAAGATCCTAGGCCCGCGCAACCTGATGCCGAACCCCAAGGTCGGCACCGTGACGATGGACGTGAAATCGGCCGTCGAAGCAGCCAAGGGCGGCGAGGTCCAGTTCAAGGCCGAGAAGGCGGGCGTCGTCCATGCCGGCATCGGCAAGGTCTCGTTCGACGAGGACAAGCTGGCCCAGAACCTGCGCGCCTTCGTGGACGCGGTGAGCCGCGCCAAGCCGACGGGTGCCAAGGGCACCTACATGAAAAAGGTCTCGATCAGCTCGACCATGGGTCCGGGCGTGTCGATCGACGTGGTCTCTGCGACCGCGAACTGA
- the rplK gene encoding 50S ribosomal protein L11: MAKKVVGSLKLQIKAGQANPSPPVGPALGQRGINIMAFCKEFNAKTQEMEQGSPVPVVITYYADKSFTFETKTPPASFLLKKAAGLKPVGKRNRAKGSDKPGRATAGTVTVKQIREIAETKMKDLSANDVDAAMKIIVGSARSIGIEVRG, encoded by the coding sequence ATGGCCAAGAAAGTTGTTGGCAGCCTGAAGCTGCAGATCAAGGCGGGCCAAGCGAACCCGTCGCCCCCCGTCGGCCCGGCCCTGGGTCAGCGCGGCATCAATATCATGGCGTTCTGCAAAGAGTTCAACGCCAAGACCCAGGAGATGGAGCAGGGTTCGCCCGTGCCCGTCGTCATCACCTATTATGCCGACAAGTCGTTCACCTTCGAGACGAAGACGCCGCCCGCGTCCTTCCTGCTCAAGAAGGCAGCCGGCCTGAAGCCGGTCGGCAAGCGCAACCGCGCCAAGGGTTCGGACAAGCCGGGCCGTGCCACCGCAGGCACCGTGACGGTCAAGCAGATCCGCGAGATCGCCGAGACCAAGATGAAGGACCTGTCGGCGAACGACGTGGATGCCGCGATGAAGATCATCGTCGGTTCCGCCCGGTCGATCGGCATCGAGGTGAGGGGCTGA
- the nusG gene encoding transcription termination/antitermination protein NusG — MAKRWYSVSVLSNFEKKVAEAIRQSVAEKGLDDQIDEVLVPTEEVIEIRRGKKVTSERRFMPGYVLVHMEMSDRTYHLVNSINRVTGFLGAQGKPMPMRDDEVNMMLHRSDDGAPAAPRNLIRFDVGEKVSVTDGPFEGFSGMVEEIDEISSRIKVTVSIFGRPTPVELEFTQVSKSS, encoded by the coding sequence ATGGCAAAACGTTGGTATTCGGTCAGCGTCCTGTCGAACTTCGAAAAGAAGGTCGCCGAGGCGATTCGCCAGTCCGTCGCCGAGAAGGGCCTGGACGACCAGATCGACGAGGTCCTGGTCCCGACCGAGGAAGTGATCGAGATCCGTCGCGGCAAGAAGGTGACGTCCGAGCGCCGCTTCATGCCCGGCTATGTGCTGGTGCACATGGAGATGTCGGACCGGACCTATCACCTGGTCAACTCGATCAACCGCGTCACCGGCTTTCTGGGCGCGCAGGGCAAACCGATGCCGATGCGCGACGACGAAGTGAACATGATGCTGCACCGCTCGGACGACGGCGCACCCGCCGCGCCGCGTAACCTGATCCGCTTTGACGTGGGCGAGAAGGTCAGCGTGACCGACGGCCCGTTCGAGGGGTTCTCGGGGATGGTCGAGGAGATCGACGAGATTTCCTCGCGCATCAAGGTGACGGTGTCGATCTTTGGCCGGCCGACGCCGGTCGAACTGGAATTCACGCAGGTTTCGAAATCTTCGTGA
- the secE gene encoding preprotein translocase subunit SecE — MANPVQFINQVRAEAAKISWPTRREVITTTIMVLIFASITSLFFFLVDLTIRTGLTQGLRLISG; from the coding sequence GTGGCCAATCCCGTCCAGTTCATCAACCAGGTCCGCGCCGAAGCCGCCAAGATTTCCTGGCCGACGCGCCGCGAGGTGATCACCACGACCATCATGGTCCTGATCTTCGCCTCGATCACCAGCCTGTTCTTCTTCCTGGTCGACCTGACGATCCGCACCGGTCTGACCCAGGGGCTGCGCCTGATCAGCGGCTGA
- a CDS encoding CoA-binding protein gives MDIHTDEDHDIARIARDTKVVAMVGLSPNEARPSWGVARYLQSQGIRVIPVNPGHDGQTILGERVYATLADIPAAEGVQLVDIFRRSDAVGQVVDEALAHLPDLQVIWTQLGVRDDAAAERARARGITVVQDRCPKIEFPRYL, from the coding sequence ATGGACATCCACACGGACGAGGATCACGACATCGCGCGCATCGCCCGGGACACAAAGGTCGTGGCGATGGTGGGCCTGTCCCCCAACGAGGCGCGGCCCAGCTGGGGCGTCGCCCGCTATCTGCAGTCCCAGGGCATCCGCGTCATCCCGGTCAATCCAGGTCACGACGGCCAGACCATCCTGGGAGAGCGCGTCTATGCGACGCTGGCCGACATCCCGGCTGCCGAAGGGGTGCAGCTTGTCGACATCTTCCGCCGCTCGGACGCGGTGGGGCAGGTGGTCGACGAGGCGCTGGCCCATCTGCCCGACCTGCAGGTGATCTGGACCCAGCTTGGCGTGCGCGACGACGCGGCCGCCGAGCGTGCCCGCGCACGCGGCATCACCGTGGTTCAGGACCGCTGCCCCAAGATCGAGTTTCCGCGCTATCTGTAG
- a CDS encoding YHS domain-containing (seleno)protein, whose amino-acid sequence MKASVLCLLISLAAALPAAAQDWAVGGFDPVGYAQAGRPTPGRSDIATMWKGQLWHFASEENRARFEANPRSFAPALDGMCPVSIVDGRPQMGDPRHFAVVAGRLYLLESGAAERRLSSDPAGIVAEAQRLWR is encoded by the coding sequence ATGAAAGCCTCTGTCCTGTGCCTGCTGATCAGCCTTGCGGCCGCGCTTCCCGCGGCGGCGCAGGACTGGGCCGTGGGTGGGTTCGACCCGGTGGGCTATGCGCAGGCCGGGCGCCCGACCCCGGGGCGCAGCGACATCGCGACGATGTGGAAGGGCCAGCTGTGGCATTTCGCATCCGAAGAGAATCGCGCCCGGTTCGAGGCCAACCCGCGATCCTTTGCCCCGGCGTTAGACGGAATGTGCCCGGTGTCCATCGTCGACGGACGCCCGCAGATGGGCGATCCGCGCCATTTCGCGGTGGTGGCGGGCAGGCTGTACCTGCTGGAATCAGGTGCCGCGGAACGGCGCCTGTCCAGTGACCCCGCCGGGATCGTGGCAGAGGCTCAGCGCCTGTGGCGCTGA
- the rlmB gene encoding 23S rRNA (guanosine(2251)-2'-O)-methyltransferase RlmB, which produces MSDKSGNAKKPTWVIDKERARRAAAAETVWLFGLHAVRDALANPVRQKLRLVVTQNALARLGELHGMEPEITDPRIFDKAVGLAAESVHQGAALEVKPLKWGSLSEVALREAPGETRPLLVALDRVTDPHNVGAILRSAEVFGARAVIAPHRHSAPETGALAKTASGALERQPYLRVPNLAEALTQLKNMGFILVGLDGTGTESLPDLMSDLSGRAVCLVMGAEGPGMRELTMKTCDHVARIPFAADFGSLNVSNAAAVALYAAGRA; this is translated from the coding sequence ATGTCCGACAAGAGCGGAAACGCCAAGAAGCCCACATGGGTCATCGACAAGGAACGCGCCCGCCGCGCGGCCGCCGCCGAGACGGTCTGGCTGTTCGGCCTGCACGCGGTCCGCGACGCGCTGGCCAACCCGGTGCGCCAGAAGCTGCGCCTGGTGGTCACCCAGAATGCGCTGGCCCGGCTTGGCGAGCTGCACGGGATGGAGCCGGAGATCACCGATCCGCGCATCTTCGACAAGGCCGTGGGCTTGGCCGCCGAAAGCGTCCATCAGGGCGCCGCGCTGGAGGTCAAGCCGCTGAAATGGGGCAGCCTGTCGGAGGTCGCGCTGCGCGAGGCGCCCGGAGAGACGCGGCCGCTGCTGGTCGCGCTGGACCGGGTGACCGACCCGCACAACGTCGGTGCGATCCTGCGGTCGGCCGAGGTGTTCGGCGCGCGCGCGGTCATCGCCCCGCACCGCCATTCCGCCCCCGAGACTGGCGCCCTGGCCAAGACGGCGTCGGGCGCGCTGGAGCGTCAGCCCTATCTGCGCGTGCCGAACCTGGCCGAGGCGCTGACCCAGCTGAAGAACATGGGCTTCATCCTGGTGGGTCTGGACGGCACCGGCACCGAATCATTGCCCGACCTGATGTCGGACCTGTCGGGCAGGGCGGTCTGCCTGGTGATGGGCGCCGAAGGGCCGGGCATGCGGGAGCTGACGATGAAGACCTGCGACCATGTCGCGCGGATTCCCTTTGCTGCCGATTTCGGGTCGCTGAACGTGTCGAATGCCGCCGCCGTGGCCCTGTATGCCGCGGGGCGTGCCTGA